One Oryza brachyantha chromosome 3, ObraRS2, whole genome shotgun sequence DNA segment encodes these proteins:
- the LOC102703023 gene encoding beta-glucosidase 6 produces the protein MGRRMAAVVFAVVVVLVAGVVPSSLRGCIAQQSGGGGLTRGSFPEGFVFGTASAAYQYEGAVKEDGRGQTIWDTFAHTFGKITDFSNADVAVDQYHRFEEDIQLMADMGMDAYRFSIAWSRIYPNGVGQVNQAGIDHYNKLINALLAKGIQPYVTLYHWDLPQALEDKYTGWLDRQIVDDFAAYAETCFREFGDRVKRWITLNEPHTVAIQGYDAGLQAPGRCSVLLHLYCKAGNSGTEPYTVAHHLILAHAAAADVYRRKYKATQNGQLGIAFDVMWFEPMSNTTLDIEAAKRAQEFQLGWFADPFFFGDYPATMRARVAERLPRFTADEAALVQGALDFVGINHYTTYYTRHNNTNIIGRLLNDTLADTGTVSLPFKNGKPIGDRANSIWLYIVPRGMRSLMNYVKERYNSPPVYITENGMDDSNNPFISIKDALKDSKRIKYHNDYLTNLAASIKEDGCDVRGYFAWSLLDNWEWAAGFSSRFGLYFVDYKDNLKRYPKNSVQWFKALLTST, from the exons atggggaggaggatggcggcTGTCgtcttcgccgtcgtcgtcgtcctcgtcgccggcgtcgtgccGTCGTCACTGCGAGGATGCATTGCGcagcagagcggaggaggagggctgACGAGGGGCAGCTTCCCCGAGGGGTTCGTCTTcggcaccgcctccgccgcgtaCCAG TACGAGGGAGCTGTGAAGGAGGACGGGAGAGGGCAGACCATCTGGGACACGTTCGCACACACCTTCG GAAAGATTACCGACTTCAGCAACGCTGATGTTGCAGTTGATCAGTATCATCGTTTCGAG GAGGATATACAGCTCATGGCAGACATGGGGATGGATGCGTATCggttctcgatagcatggtcAAGAATCTACCCAA ATGGTGTTGGTCAAGTCAATCAGGCCGGCATCGACCACTACAACAAGCTGATCAATGCACTGCTAGCAAAAG GGATTCAGCCATATGTGACACTCTACCACTGGGACCTCCCCCAGGCCCTGGAAGACAAGTACACGGGATGGCTTGACAGGCAGATAGT GGATGATTTTGCAGCGTACGCGGAGACGTGCTTCAGGGAGTTCGGCGACAGGGTGAAGCGGTGGATCACGCTGAACGAGCCGCACACGGTGGCCATCCAGGGCTACGACGCCGGCCTCCAGGCCCCCGGCCGCTGCTCCGTGCTGCTCCACCTCTACTGCAAGGCCGGCAACTCCGGCACCGAGCCCTACACCGTTGCCCACCACCTCATCctcgcccacgccgccgccgccgacgtctaCCGGAGGAAGTACAAG GCGACGCAGAACGGGCAGCTTGGGATTGCGTTCGACGTGATGTGGTTCGAGCCGATGTCCAACACCACGCTCGACATCGAGGCGGCCAAGAGAGCGCAGGAGTTTCAGCTCGGATG GTTTGCTGATCCGTTCTTCTTCGGCGACTACCCGGCGACGATGAGGGCGAGGGTGGCGGAGAGGCTGCCGAGGTTCACGGCGGACGAGGCCGCGCTCGTGCAGGGGGCGCTGGATTTCGTCGGCATAAACCACTACACCACCTATTACACGAGgcacaacaacaccaacatcATCGGCCGGTTGCTCAACGACACCTTGGCAGACACCGGCACCGTCAGCCTCC CATTCAAGAACGGGAAGCCGATTGGAGATAGG GCAAATTCGATATGGCTGTACATTGTGCCCAGAGGGATGAGGAGCCTGATGAACTACGTCAAGGAAAGGTACAACAGCCCACCAGTCTACATCACCGAAAACG GGATGGATGACAGCAACAACCCTTTCATTTCCATCAAGGACGCCCTCAAGGACAGCAAGAGGATCAAATACCACAATGACTACCTCACCAATCTAGCTGCTTCCATCAA GGAGGACGGGTGCGACGTGCGTGGGTACTTCGCGTGGTCTCTGCTGGACAACTGGGAATGGGCGGCCGGATTCTCCTCGAGATTCGGGCTCTACTTCGTCGACTACAAGGACAACCTCAAGAGATACCCCAAGAACTCGGTGCAGTGGTTCAAGGCTCTGTTGACCTCCACATAA
- the LOC102719566 gene encoding B3 domain-containing protein Os03g0212300-like — translation MVEQMVNPGLTDFEFFKIILPGSSRTKLKLPDKFARELAGRELRDAKLRVAGAGRRLWDVEVVADDADGEVYLGRGWQQFACAHDLRGGHFLVFRYDGAAVFTVTVFDGTMCRREYRRQRDDDDAGSGSSSGDGDSAAGAGAAGDDAASSQFAVTLRQCNLGKKQAQYLNVPVEFQDAHGYVKRRRVALRMRGETWYVNLKHSRRAQARGQRTALRYGWHQFCVDNGLAVGDTCFFRVVREGDLRRGGEDHVLKVAVRKADGTPLE, via the exons ATGGTGGAGCAGATGGTCAACCCTGGCTTGACTGACTTCGAGTTCTTCAAGATCATCCTGCCCGGATCCTCCAGAACGAAACTG AAGCTGCCTGACAAGTTCGCGAGGGAGCTGGCGGGCCGAGAGCTCCGGGACGCGAAGCTGCGGGTCgccggcgcggggcggcgctTGTGGGACGTGGAGGTggtcgccgacgacgccgacggcgaggtgtACCTCGGCCGCGGCTGGCAGCAGTTCGCCTGCGCGCACGACCTGCGGGGCGGGCACTTCCTCGTCTTCCGctacgacggcgccgccgtgttCACCGTCACGGTCTTCGACGGGACCATGTGCCGCAGGGAGTACCGCCGCCagcgagacgacgacgacgccg GCAGCGGaagcagcagcggcgacggcgattcggcggcgggggccggggccgccggcgacgacgcagcGTCGTCCCAGTTCGCCGTGACGCTGCGGCAGTGCAACCTCGGCAAGAAGCAGGCCCAGTACCTG AACGTGCCGGTGGAGTTCCAGGACGCGCACGGGTACGTGAAGCGGCGGAGGGTGGCGCTGCGGATGCGCGGGGAGACGTGGTACGTGAACCTGAAGCACAgccggcgggcgcaggcgcgcGGCCAGCGCACGGCTCTCCGGTACGGGTGGCACCAGTTCTGCGTGGACAacggcctcgccgtcggcgacaCCTGCTTCTTCCGGGTCGTCCGCGAGGGcgacctccgccgcggcggcgaggaccaCGTGCTCAAGGTCGCCGTCCGCAAGGCCGACGGCACCCCACTCGAGTGA
- the LOC102720125 gene encoding MAP7 domain-containing protein 1-like: protein MATATAKASAPAAAAGRAAGTPSKSASRARLSHASENAHPNIPGSPAAPSKPFAPAGEAGAPSRNSSRARFSHASENAHPNILGSPPPPPSKPAKSPATASKCGSARKKVSTPAPAPPPPPRGRRFLVAKKGARRRWNGASGGGGGGGEFDFEKCREAAREALRASHEAFFLKERAASAAAEEQLQKEEKEDEKSAVEESKNGSLEEEDVAELEGSSKVRALRTRVMAKALSSVPDSGAGRVKHLVQAFESMLSISGATSDADRAGEGSWALPGLQTLKEEGEGNVEMPPLSVFSSAEFLNAGPSRLCSSLDGKSDRLSWDSRTSAGGRKSRRNSSESLRSSWNKKLKVTSQHPFKLRTEQRGRAKEQQFVQKVKEMLMEEEQRRIHIAQGLPWTTDEPECLIKPQVKEATEPVDLVLHSDVRAVERAEFDQYVSDRLKFAEHLRLERERQQKLEEEEMIKQLRKELVPKAQPMPYFDRPFIPKRSSKPATVPKEPKFHPRPEKLSCYCRQQCMDTGKLNSSCPHEQQDCTR, encoded by the exons atggcgacggcgacggcgaaggcttcggccccggcggcggcggcggggagggcggcCGGGACGCCGTCCAAGTCCGCCTCCCGAGCGCGGCTCTCGCACGCCTCGGAGAACGCACACCCCAACATCCCAGGCTCCCCGGCCGCGCCGTCAAAGCCCTTTGCCCCCGCGGGGGAGGCCGGGGCCCCGTCCAGGaactcctcccgcgcgcggtTCTCGCACGCCTCGGAGAACGCACACCCCAACATCCTGGGatccccgcctccgccgccgtcgaagccCGCGAAGTCCCCAGCCACCGCGTCCAAGTGTGGCTCCGCAAGGAAGAAGGTCTCCACGCCCGCGccagccccgccgccgccgccgcgggggaggCGGTTCCTCGTGGCGAAGAAGGgggcgcggaggaggtggaacGGCGCcagtggaggcggcgggggcgggggcgagTTCGACTTCGAGAAGTGCCGGGAGGCCGCCCGGGAAGCTTTGCGCGCGTCCCACGAGGCATTCTTCCTCAAGGAGCGCGCAGCATCCGCCGCAGCTGAGGAGCAATTGcaaaaggaggagaaggaggatgAGAAGTCGGCCGTAGAGGAATCAAAGAATGGATCtttggaggaggaagatgttGCGGAGTTGGAGGGAAGCAGCAAAGTGAGGGCGTTGAGGACCAGAGTGATGGCCAAGGCGTTGAGCAGCGTCCCTGATTCTGGCGCTGGTCGCGTCAAGCACCTTGTGCAGGCCTTCGAGAGCATGCTCTCCATCTCCGGAGCCACCTCTGACGCCGATAGGGCCGGTGAGGGGTCCTGGGCGCTTCCCGGATTGCAGACATTGAAGGAGGAAGGCGAGGGCAATGTAGAGATGCCGCCGTTGTCCGTGTTCTCGTCTGCTGAGTTCTTGAATGCAGGGCCGAGCAGGCTCTGTTCTTCACTTGATGGGAAAAGCGACAG GTTGAGTTGGGACAGCCGGACATCGGCCGGGGGGCGCAAGAGCAGGCGGAAT TCATCAGAGTCGTTAAGAAGCAGCTGGAATAAGAAACTGAAGGTGACAAGCCAGCATCCATTCAAGCTGAGAACCGAG cAAAGGGGACGGGCCAAAGAACAGCAGTTTGTTCAAAAAGTAAAGGAGATGCTTATGGAGGAAGAGCAGCGACGTATACACATTGCGCAAGGACTTCCGTGGACAACAGATGAGCCTGAG TGCTTGATAAAGCCACAAGTCAAAGAAGCCACCGAACCTGTTGACCTTGTTCTGCACAGTGATGTACGAGCAGTTGAACGCGCCGAATTCGATCAATAT GTATCAGATAGACTCAAGTTTGCCGAGCATCTAAGACTGGAGAGGGAGCGGCAGCAGAaactggaggaggaagaaatgATAAAGCAACTTAGGAAAGAGCTCGTTCCTAAAGCTCAGCCAATGCCATACTTTGATCGTCCATTCATTCCAAAAAG GTCTTCAAAACCAGCAACAGTTCCAAAGGAGCCAAAGTTTCATCCTCGTCCAGAGAAGTTGTCATG TTACTGTCGACAGCAATGCATGGACACTGGAAAGCTGAACTCTTCATGTCCTCATGAGCAGCAGGACTGTACTCGCTGA
- the LOC102719845 gene encoding SNAP25 homologous protein SNAP33-like: MPISMDKKQTSLGTPVYRTNPFDSDSDSEVPSRPSRAQSVPVRHIDQSMQELEEYAVHKAEETSSKVNDCVRAAEAIREDATKTLLTLHRQGEQITRTHRVAADIEQDLSMSEKLLGSLGGLFSKTWKPKRNQQIKGPISQNNSFTSSASHMEQRQRLGISSTRQQSPNQVHRSPATAIEKVQVEIAKQDDALSDLSNMLGELKDMALDMGSEIERQNKSLDAFGDDVDELNFRVKGANQRGRRLLGK, translated from the exons ATGCCAATATCAATGGATAAGAAACAGACCTCGTTAGGCACTCCTGTCTACAGGACAAATCCCTTTGATTCAGACTCTGATTCTGAAGTACCATCAAGACCGTCAAGAGCACAATCTGTCCCAGTGCGACACATAGATCAATCTATGCAAGAGTTGGAGGAGTATGCTGTACATAAAGCAGAAGAAACCTCAAGCAAAGTAAATGATTGTGTCAGAGCTGCTGAAGCGATCAGAGAAGATGCTACAAAAACCCTGCTTACTTTGCATCGTCAAGGTGAACAGATCACCCGGACTCATCGAGTAGCAGCTGATATTGAGCAGGACCTTAGTATG AGTGAGAAGCTTTTGGGAAGTTTAGGTGGGCTATTTTCCAAGACATGGAAGCCAAAGAGAAACCAACAGATAAAAGGACCAATTTCACAAA ATAATTCTTTCACAAGTTCAGCGAGCCACATGGAACAGAGGCAGAGGTTAGGAATTTCCTCAACACGTCAGCAATCTCCAAATCAAGTACATCGTTCACCTGCAACTGCGATCGAGAAAGTTCAG GTTGAGATAGCAAAGCAGGATGATGCGCTCTCAGACTTGAGTAACATGTTGGGGGAGCTGAAGGATATGGCACTGGATATGGGTAGTGAAATTGAAAG GCAAAATAAATCACTTGATGCTTTCGGTGATGATGTCGATGAATTGAATTTCAGAGTCAAGGGTGCAAACCAACGGGGACGCAGGTTATTGGGCAAATGA
- the LOC102702741 gene encoding probable mitochondrial-processing peptidase subunit beta, mitochondrial: MAFGRILSAAVRRRSASAAAAAAAAGNAREASTAVAAAPGVIAPDATPVRPPVMMYDRIAEAVNARLRRLEHPDPRFLRYASPVPAHADHTAILAAPETRVTTLPNGLRVATESSLAARTATVGVWIDAGSRYETEEAAGVAHFVEHMLFKGTGKRDAAQLEQEIENIGGHLNAYTSREQTTYYAKILDKDVPRALEILADILQGSKLEESRIERERDVILREMEEVEGQHEEVIFDHLHATAFQYTSLGRPILGSADNVRSITKEDLQKYIETHYTAPRMVITAAGAVKHDDIVQMATKLFNELPTDPTTTGMLVAKQPACFTGSEVRIIDDDMPLAQFAVAFNGASWVDPDSIALMVMQSMLGSWNKSAGGGKHMGSELVQRVAINDIAESIMAFNTNYKDTGLFGVYAVAKPDCLDDLAFAIMQEISKLSYRVTEEDVIRARNQLKSSIQLHLDGSTAVVEDIGRQLLIYGRRIPIPELFARIDAVDASTVKRVANRFIFDQDIAIAAMGPIQGLPDYNWFRRRTYMLRY; encoded by the exons ATGGCGTTCGGCCGCATCCTCTCCGCCGCAGTGCGCCGacgctccgcctccgccgccgcggcggcggcggcggccgggaatgCGCGCGAGGcatccaccgccgtcgccgcggcccCCGGCGTCATCGCCCCCGACGCGACCCCCGTGCGCCCCCCCGTGATGATGTACGACCGCATCGCCGAGGCCGTCAACGCCAGGCTCCGGCGGCTCGAGCACCCGGACCCCCGCTTCCTCCGCTACGCCAGCCCCGTGCCCGCCCACGCCGACCACACGGCCATCCTCGCGGCGCCGGAGACCCGCGTCACGACGCTCCCCAACGGGCTGCGCGTCGCCACGGAGTCCTCGCTCGCCGCGCGCACCGCCACCGTCGGCGTGTGGATCGACGCCGGGAGTCGGTACgagacggaggaggcggccggggTCGCCCACTTTGTCGAGCACATGCTGTTCAAGGGCACGGGTAAGCGCGACGCTGCACAACTCGAGCAGGAGATCGAGAACATCGGCGGCCACCTCAACGCATACACGTCGCGGGAGCAGACGACCTACTATGCCAAAATTCTCGACAAGGACGTGCCACGCGCACTTGAAATTCTCGCGGACATTCTGCAGGGTTCAAAACTGGAAGAGTCCCGAATTGAACGTGAGCGCGATGTTATTCTGCGAGAGATGGAAGAG GTTGAGGGACAACATGAGGAAGTCATATTCGATCATCTCCATGCAACTGCATTCCAGTACACTTCTCTTGGCAGACCGATATTGGGTTCTGCTGATAACGTCAGATCAATCACCAAAGAGGACCTTCAGAAATATATTGAAACACACTATACAGCTCCTAGAATG GTTATcactgctgctggtgctgttAAGCATGATGATATTGTACAGATGGCAACAAAGTTATTCAATGAACTACCAACTGACCCTACAACAACTGGCATGTTGGTTGCTAAGCAACCAGCCTGCTTTACTGGTTCTGAG GTCCGTATCATTGATGATGACATGCCCCTTGCTCAATTTGCCGTTGCCTTTAATGGAGCATCATGGGTAGATCCTGATTCTATTGCCTTGATGGTCATGCAATCCATGCTTGGGTCATGGAACAAAAGTGCTGGAGGAGGGAAACACATGGg TTCAGAGCTTGTACAACGGGTAGCGATCAATGACATTGCTGAGAGTATAATGGCATTCAATACAAATTACAAGGACACTGGCCTCTTTGGTGTCTATGCTGTTGCTAAG CCTGACTGCTTGGATGATTTGGCTTTTGCAATCATGCAAGAGATTAGCAAACTGTCATACCGGGTTACTGAGGAAGATGTTATCCGTGCACGTAATCAG CTAAAATCTTCTATCCAACTCCACCTTGATGGTTCCACTGCTGTTGTTGAGGATATTGGCCGCCAG TTACTCATCTATGGTCGAAGAATTCCTATTCCTGAGCTTTTTGCAAGAATAGATGCAGTTGACGCAAGCACTGTCAAGCGAGTTGCCAATCGTTTCATTTTTGACCAG GATATTGCTATTGCTGCAATGGGACCCATTCAGGGTCTTCCGGACTACAACTGGTTCAGGCGCCGGACCTACATGCTCCGTTACTAG